One genomic window of Punica granatum isolate Tunisia-2019 chromosome 1, ASM765513v2, whole genome shotgun sequence includes the following:
- the LOC116190450 gene encoding probable cytokinin riboside 5'-monophosphate phosphoribohydrolase LOGL10, with amino-acid sequence MGPDHLHYSQAFKLAREIAKLLDCTSWSGAGPGLMDAATKGALEAGKPVGGFKIGKEASEWTTSNYHPYLPSESYLTCRFFSTRKHGSVDAAVRKSNSDRAAVVALPGGIGTLDEIFEIMALIQLERVGYELPVPFLLNYDSFYSKLLDFLDDCKSWGTVSEGEVGSVWKVCDNNSEALEYLSEF; translated from the exons ATGGGACCAGATCACTTGCACTATTCGCAGGCGTTCAAGTTGGCTCGAGAG ATCGCCAAACTTTTGGACTGTACTTCATGGTCAGGGGCTGGTCCTGGACTCATGGATGCTGCCACAAAGGGTGCTTTGGAGGCAGGAAAGCCAGTTGGTGGATTTAAGATAGGTAAAGAAGCCAGTGAATGGACGACCTCGAATTATCACCCTTACCTACCTTCAGAATCTTATCTGACTTGCAG ATTTTTCTCTACACGGAAGCACGGGTCAGTGGACGCTGCAGTTAGGAAAAGCAACTCTGACAGAGCTGCAGTAGTTGCTCTCCCTGGTGGAATTGGAACGTTAGAtgagatatttgaaattatggCTCTAATTCAGCTGGAGAGGGTAGGTTATGAGCTTCCGGTTCCGTTCCTGTTGAACTACGACTCTTTCTACTCAAAGCTGTTGGACTTTCTTGATGATTGCAAGAGTTGGGGTACTGTCTCCGAAGGAGAAGTTGGATCAGTGTGGAAGGTCTGTGACAATAACTCTGAAGCTTTGGAGTATTTGTCCGAGTTTTAG